In Saccharicrinis fermentans DSM 9555 = JCM 21142, a genomic segment contains:
- the serC gene encoding 3-phosphoserine/phosphohydroxythreonine transaminase gives MKKHNFYAGPSILPEFTIKNTAEAVVNFAGTGLSVMEVSHRSKEFVEVMEKAIALVKELLDVPAGYEVIFVGGGASTQFCTVPYNLLNKKAAYLNTGSWAAKAQKEAKLFGEVIEVASSKDKNYNYIPKGFEVPADVDYLHITSNNTIYGTEIKTDLDLGVRLVADMSSDIFSRPVDISKYDIIYAGAQKNLAPSGVTVAIVKEDALGKVDRAIPTMLDYRTHIDKGSMFNTPPVLPVYAALQTLTWLKDNGGIQAMNKKNVEKATLLYDEIDNNKFFKATVEAQEDRSIMNICFVMNEEYAELEKDFMELATSKGCVGIKGHRSVGGFRASTYNALPRESVEVLVAAMKEFASKH, from the coding sequence ATGAAAAAACACAATTTTTACGCCGGACCATCTATTTTACCGGAATTTACGATTAAAAACACGGCTGAAGCTGTTGTAAATTTTGCGGGAACAGGTTTATCTGTTATGGAAGTATCTCACCGATCCAAAGAATTTGTTGAGGTAATGGAAAAAGCGATTGCTCTTGTTAAAGAATTGTTGGATGTGCCTGCTGGTTATGAGGTTATTTTTGTCGGGGGTGGTGCTAGCACCCAATTTTGCACTGTGCCATATAACCTTTTAAATAAAAAAGCCGCCTATTTAAATACAGGATCTTGGGCTGCCAAGGCTCAAAAAGAAGCAAAGTTATTTGGTGAAGTGATTGAAGTGGCATCTTCAAAAGATAAAAACTATAATTATATTCCCAAAGGATTTGAGGTTCCAGCGGATGTAGATTATTTACATATTACTTCTAACAATACCATTTACGGCACCGAGATAAAAACAGATTTAGACCTAGGTGTTCGTTTAGTTGCGGATATGTCATCAGATATTTTTTCACGTCCTGTAGATATTTCAAAATATGATATTATCTATGCTGGTGCGCAAAAAAACCTGGCTCCTTCCGGTGTAACTGTAGCTATTGTAAAAGAAGATGCATTAGGCAAAGTTGATCGTGCCATTCCTACCATGTTGGATTATCGTACACACATCGACAAAGGCTCTATGTTCAACACACCTCCTGTACTACCTGTATATGCTGCCTTACAAACATTAACTTGGCTTAAAGATAATGGCGGTATTCAGGCCATGAACAAGAAAAATGTTGAAAAAGCCACTCTTCTTTATGATGAAATAGATAATAACAAATTTTTCAAAGCCACTGTTGAAGCGCAAGAAGATAGATCGATCATGAACATTTGTTTTGTGATGAATGAAGAATATGCCGAACTAGAGAAAGACTTTATGGAACTAGCCACATCCAAAGGCTGTGTAGGTATTAAAGGACACCGTTCGGTAGGTGGATTCAGAGCCTCTACATACAATGCACTTCCAAGAGAAAGTGTTGAAGTATTGGTAGCTGCTATGAAAGAGTTTGCTTCTAAACACTAG